Proteins found in one Legionella pneumophila subsp. pascullei genomic segment:
- the gatB gene encoding Asp-tRNA(Asn)/Glu-tRNA(Gln) amidotransferase subunit GatB, which produces MEWDTVIGLEVHAQLKTKSKLFSGASTAFGATPNSQTSFIDAGLPGVLPVLNEQAIIMAIQFGLAIHGTINDLSVFERKNYFYPDLPKGYQISQYQKPIVTNGYLNIQLGDNLEKTVHIARAHLEEDAGKSLHDAHTDYTGIDLNRAGTPLLEIVTTPCLYSAEEAINYLKTLHQLVRFLGICDGNMQEGSFRCDVNLSIKPKGSSVLGTRTELKNLNSFRFIEKAIAFEQARHQDILESGLSVIQETRLYNPDNNTTQAMRGKENENDYRYFPDPDLLPIHIDKEQIEEIKNNLPDLPEAISKELKNTPSLNDEDINFILSSPDTYQYYKKIKSLCPAADKTIINWLKGQYAAFLNEHNLTFETPPISAKTMAAFLSKIHEKKISSSIAKNIFSMLCAGEEDIDAIIEREGYQQQNDNSALEEIVEQIIKQYPEQVTEYKAGKEKLLAFFIGQAMKQTKGKANPEQINLLLKKHLG; this is translated from the coding sequence TTGGTGCCACCCCTAACTCGCAAACGAGTTTTATCGATGCTGGTTTGCCTGGTGTTCTACCTGTGTTAAATGAACAAGCCATCATAATGGCTATCCAATTTGGTTTGGCAATTCATGGAACCATTAATGATTTGTCTGTTTTTGAACGCAAAAATTATTTTTATCCTGACTTACCCAAAGGCTATCAAATCAGTCAGTATCAAAAACCCATTGTTACTAATGGCTATTTAAATATACAGCTTGGTGATAATCTGGAAAAAACAGTCCATATTGCACGCGCTCATTTAGAAGAAGATGCTGGCAAATCCCTACACGATGCCCATACTGATTACACCGGGATCGACCTCAACAGAGCAGGTACCCCACTATTGGAAATAGTCACAACCCCTTGCCTGTACTCGGCTGAAGAGGCGATTAATTATTTAAAAACGCTGCATCAATTAGTGAGATTCCTTGGAATATGCGATGGCAATATGCAAGAAGGTTCTTTTCGGTGTGACGTCAATCTGTCTATAAAACCTAAAGGCAGCTCAGTTTTAGGCACACGAACAGAACTTAAGAATCTGAATTCATTTCGTTTTATTGAAAAAGCCATTGCTTTTGAACAGGCAAGACACCAAGATATATTGGAAAGCGGTCTGTCAGTCATCCAGGAGACTCGCCTTTACAATCCTGACAATAACACAACTCAGGCGATGAGAGGCAAGGAAAATGAAAATGATTACCGTTATTTTCCTGATCCTGATTTATTACCAATTCATATTGACAAAGAACAAATTGAAGAGATTAAAAATAACCTGCCGGACTTGCCTGAAGCAATTTCCAAAGAATTAAAAAACACTCCGTCCCTAAATGATGAAGACATTAATTTCATATTATCATCACCGGACACTTATCAATATTACAAAAAAATTAAATCCCTTTGTCCGGCTGCTGATAAAACAATTATCAACTGGTTAAAAGGCCAATATGCCGCCTTTCTTAATGAACACAACCTAACCTTTGAAACACCACCAATTTCAGCTAAAACCATGGCTGCTTTCCTTAGCAAAATTCATGAGAAAAAAATCTCTTCCAGTATTGCTAAAAATATTTTCAGTATGCTTTGTGCAGGCGAAGAAGATATCGATGCGATTATTGAACGCGAAGGCTACCAGCAACAGAATGACAACTCGGCACTGGAAGAAATAGTTGAGCAAATAATCAAACAATATCCCGAACAAGTTACAGAATACAAAGCCGGTAAAGAGAAATTATTAGCTTTTTTTATCGGACAAGCGATGAAACAAACTAAAGGGAAAGCAAATCCCGAGCAAATCAATCTGTTATTAAAAAAACATCTTGGATGA